The sequence ATCTTTTTGATAGCCCTTATAATGACCAACAGGTAGACAGGTTTCTAGCGATGAACGGCGTATTCATGATTAATTCGATGCTCTGCTTTGGTAATAATAACGAGCCACAGGAACATTTCCCGGGCTATTTGAACTGCTGCCGTGGTCACATTAGAGCGCTTATAAAGATCGTACAGCCCGAAATTGTGGTCTCGTTTGGGAAACTGGGCTGTGAAAATGTCGCCGCACTTCTCAATGAGCAGAACACGGATAATTCTGTGCTCAGACGAGTAGCTCATCCGGGGACGTCTTTTAGAGCAAAAATTGCAGCGATTCGAGGGTCAAAGAATTATCGAGAAGGCATAACGGTAAGTTACAACTCACACCCGATCGTATTCTGGCCACTGTATCAGCCTGCAAGGAAAAGATACAGGTACGAGGAGGATTATCACGTCTTACGAAGGCTGCTGGGTGGTGCAAAACCAGTTCAGCTGAAGCAAGAGGAAAAAGCAGCTGAGCAGGTAACACCTGAGAATCAGACAATGAAGACGATCGAGGCCATCGGCGTTTTGAAGGATTTACAGGCATCATCAAATCTGAGTACGGAACAGAAGAAGCTCCTGGAAGAAGTGACGAAGACTTTTGAGGGATTCTTACCAAAGAAAAGGCACCTTCAACAACAGATTTTGGACTCAGTTCTACCAAACTGACTGTGCTTCTCCAGCTTCGACATAGAGCCCGATTCCATGCCGATCGCACTGAAGTTAAATATAATTGAGGAAGTAAGCACTATTGATGGTATGATTAAGTCCGCCTCTTTAACAAACGAGAGGTGGAAACGTGACATTTGCAGGAGTGGATTTGCATAAGAGTTTTTGTCAGGCCATCGTATGTACACACGAGGGCGACGTGCTTAAGGAAGGGCGAATAGCAACTGAGCAGCAGGACATAGAGGAGTTCTTTTCGGGTCTTGAGGGTCTGGAGATCGCGTTGGAGGCGAGCACCAACTACGAATATTTCTATGATCTCCTGGAGAGCCTGGGGCATCACGTTGTGGTGGCGCATCCGCTGAAGACGCGGATGATAGCGGACGCAAAGGTAAAAACGGACAAGCTTGATGCGAGAATCTTGGCGGATTTGCTGCGGGGCGATCTTCTGCCGACCTCCTATGTCCCCCCGAAGGAGCAGCGGGAACTACGGCATCTGGTACGGCACCGGATCGCGCTGGGACGACTTCGAGGCAGGCTTAAGACCCAGATAAAGACCGAATTGAGGCGGAAGAACGTCAAGTATCGCGAGGGGGCGAACTGCTTTACCGAGAAGGGTAAAACTGAGCTGAGACGCTTGCATAATCCGGTGATTGACTCGTATCTGACAATCTACGCGGTGGTGGAGGACGAGCTCAAGAAGATGGATCGGGCGATCGCGGAGGCGGGGACGCGGTACGAGGACGTGAGGTTGTTGACCAGTATCAAGGGAATAGGCGTGTATTCTGCATTAGTGATCTATTCAGAGATTGGCGACGGATCGAGGTTCCCTACGGATGACCACGTCTTCTCCTATGCAGGGCTCACTCCGCGGGTTCATCAAACCGGCAATGAGCAGTATTACGGTCGAATAACGAAGGAAGGTTCGAAATACCTGCGTTGGATCCTCGTGGAGGCTGCACGGATCCACGTGCAGTGGTGTCCGGAGAGCAGGATAACGAAACATTATGAGAAGATAAAACGGAAAAGAGGCGAGAAGATTGCGATCATAGCAGCAGCGAGAAAGCTCCTTCAGGCGATCTACTACATGTTGAAGCATAAAGAGCCGTTTCGCATCGAAGGGTAGTGCTGCAGACTTTGGTTGAAAACATGCGGCAGAGACCGCGACAAGTTGATTAAAGCGCAGAGCTACCCAAGGACGGAGTTTGCCATAGTGCGGCCGAAGACCGCGAATAGGTGTATGTCTTGTCCTGAAAAATGCCGATGAGGAACGAAACTGTTAAATACCGTGAGGTGGTAAGTAAAGGGTGACGGCGGACTTAACATAGGTGTTTTCATCCCTATTCAACCATTCTTTAACTTGTTGAAAGTTATCATGTTCTATCCAGTGACCAACCGCGCGTTTCAGAGAACCGTTGTACCCGAAAATGGGGACAAGCTCACTACGCATTTTATCGTTTTTATCTCCAAGTGGTAGCGCCTTTCTGAAAAGTTTACTGGTGGCCGATTTCCCTTTCACTATGACTAGATCTTTGTCTGAATATTCTATTTTTAGCTCCTTTAATCTGGAATATCTTTTTGAATGTGCATTGTTTGGTAACTCTTTAAAAACAGACTCGTAATCTGTAATCTCCAAAAAATCATACACCTTATCAACATTAAAGTAACCTATAACAAAAAGGTGTGACTTATTATCAGAGTCTTTGAGCTGTAACCCAGCATAAAAGACGAGCAAATCGCCGGGCTCTAATTGTGACAATTGATTCCGTTTCACCTTTGTAGGGTCGCCGTACGTATACGTCGTAAATTCAGGATCATAGTGGGGATGAGAATACCAGATTTTTTTCGGAACGAAATCCAATAAGGGTCTACCAGTTATTCCTTTCATAGTTACATAAACTCTGCGTTCTGAGGTTGCCTGTTTCTCAGGCAGGGGGATATATTCAAATGATCCGTCTCTAAATAGAGGAGCAAGGCATCCTCCTGAGCCCTTATCAATACCCACCCTTAGCAATAAAGCTTTCATAACATTATCTGCTAGTATGAAACATTTAATGTTTTTTTTATATTTATTGAGTATTGACCGATACTGTAATTAACGTGTTCTTTTTTCTTGGCCGTGAAAAGTTCAGTTCCGCTGTTCTAGTGGGTATCGAAATCATTATATTCTAAAGTTTGCAATGCTAGAGCTGCATAGACTTCAAAAAGTGTCTGGATAATTGGATCATTAACTTCAATGACTTGGACAGACATTTTTGAAACTCTCGCTTTCGCTTCTGAAAATAAATTAGCAAAAGTCGGATCTTCTTCGAGTTTTGCCCGGGGCTTACTTACATCAAGTTCTTTTTCCTCTGCAATTTTCTTCGCTAAGTTGAAAGCAAACGGGGCACTGTTATGTTTTGAACTCGACCATCCATGTTGCTTGATACGATTTTTCATCCGATTCGTGCGACCAACATAGAGCGGCTTTCCGTCCTCGTAAAAGACGTAAATGCCCCTTTCCGGGAGGTTTTCTAAATTACTCCAAAGAATTAAAGGCGAACCGACCAGCTCCTCCAACAAACTAGGAAGCCGATCAACTAACTTTTTGAACTCTTTATTCATTCACTCACCTTTTACCTATAATCACCTCAAAATCCTCTTTTGATATTTGCCGCATGGCCTTCCCCATCAAATGCCCGCTCCATTTCTTCTTGTTCGTTATGAACTGTAACCCGGGAATGAGCGGCTTGAACGCCACAGGCTTCTTGAAGATGTCAACGGGCTTGAGCCTAACCCGAAGCGGGAACAGTTCGTTGCCCATGCCCTTCGGTGTGCTAAATATCTTGCTCTTATCGGTGTAAACCGCAGATGCTGCCGAGAAGACGCCCGCGATCCTTGATTCTTTAATCTCGTCACCAATTTTTCCTGCTTAAGGTACATCAGCAGCGTATCGCCTAGTATCACCTTCGCGATCGTGTTCCGGTGCCGTTCCGCAACACCCCACACATTCCTCTGTTTCACCACCTGCCAGTTCTCTTCATTCGTGATACAAAGCCAGTAGGTCATTTTTGGTTTCACCACCTTTGGCTCAGAACGCAGTAGAAAGAGCCGAGCGTTTGGTGCTCGAGCTCCAAAAAATGCTCGAGC is a genomic window of Methanomicrobia archaeon containing:
- a CDS encoding IS110 family transposase → MTFAGVDLHKSFCQAIVCTHEGDVLKEGRIATEQQDIEEFFSGLEGLEIALEASTNYEYFYDLLESLGHHVVVAHPLKTRMIADAKVKTDKLDARILADLLRGDLLPTSYVPPKEQRELRHLVRHRIALGRLRGRLKTQIKTELRRKNVKYREGANCFTEKGKTELRRLHNPVIDSYLTIYAVVEDELKKMDRAIAEAGTRYEDVRLLTSIKGIGVYSALVIYSEIGDGSRFPTDDHVFSYAGLTPRVHQTGNEQYYGRITKEGSKYLRWILVEAARIHVQWCPESRITKHYEKIKRKRGEKIAIIAAARKLLQAIYYMLKHKEPFRIEG